TGCGGCCAACGATCGATGGTGAATCGATCGTGACGCTTGATGGCACGATGCGGTCGCTCACGGCCGGAACGACGGTGATCTGCGACGGCGAACGTCCGGTCGCCCTGGCCGGTTTGATGGGTGGGCTCGACAGCGAAGTTACGGCCACCACGACGGACGTGCTGTTGGAAGTCGCCGTCTTCGAGCCGCGATTCGTGCGTCGGGTACGTCGCGCCGTCAATTTATCTACCGATGCCTCGTATCGCTTCGAACGCGGTATCGACGGCGGCAACACGCTCGAGGTGGCGCGCACGGCCGCCGCGCTCATCACGCAGGTCGCCGGTGGTCAGGTCGTCGAGTTCATCGACGTGGGTGCGCCAATGGCCGCGCGCAGTGCGGTGACGGTGCGTCCGTCACGGCTCGCGCGCGTCTTGGGTGTCGTCGTGGCGCCGTCGGAGATTCGCCATCGCTTGGAGTCACTCGGCTGCACCGTCGTCGAAGACGCCCACGGTTTGGTCGTCACGCCGCCCACGTGGCGACATGATCTGCTCATCGAAGTGGACCTGATCGAAGAAGTCGCGCGACTCGTTGGATTCGATACACTGCCCGACGAATTGCGGCCGTTCCGGCCGGGCAATGCACCCGATCATCCGCTGCATCTCGCCGGTCGACGGGTCCGTGATCTGTTGGTGGGTATGGGACTCGCCGAGACGCGACCGATGCCGTTCACCAGCACTGGAGACGAGCATACGCCGCGCGTGCGCAATCCCCTGGCCGATGACGAACCGTTCTTGCGCGCGTCGATCATCGACACGCTGGCCCGACGTGCGGAGTACAACCTCACGCGGATGCAGGGCAACCTGCGGTTGTTCGAGGTTGGCAACGTCTTCATCGGCACAGCGGACCGACTCCCGCGTGAGGAAGTCCGTGTCGGCGCCCTGATTATGGGCAGTCGTCGTCCGGCCCATTTTACGGAGCCGCAGCCGCCGGCGTTCGACCTGTGGGACGCGAAGGAGATTGCCGTGCGCGTGCTTTCGGCGGCCTTCCCCGGCCAGTCGGCCACGGTCGTGGCCGGATCGACGCCTGCCATCTGGACGCTTGCCGTCGAAGGACGGGGAGAGGTCGGTCGTGTCGAGACTGTCGCCCTCGACCGGCCGGTGTGGGCCAGTGAGGCCTTCGGGATCGAAGTCACGTTGGGTGTAATGCCCTCGGCCGACGTGGCGGCGCCGCGCGCCAACGGGCATGATACCAGTCCGGTGGAGCGTCAATCCCCGGCTTCGGCGGGCGTCCGCTTCTCGGCGCTTCCGACCACGCCGGCGGCCGAAATCGATCTCGCGTTGTTGGTACCGGACGGCGTTGCCGCCGCGACGGTCGAGCAGGCGCTGCGCAGTGCCGGTGGTGAACTGCTCGAACAGGTCACGCTGTTCGACGAATTCCGTGGAGCCGGTGTGCCAGAGGCCCATCGGAGCCTGGGGTGGCGGTTGACGTTCCGGCATCCGGAGCGCACCCTGCGGGACAAGGAAATCGAAGGTCGGCGCGCCCGCCTGCTGGATCTCCTCGACAAGGAACTCGGTATCCGTCCTCGTGCGTCCTGAAACCGCCGCGTTTCGCGAACTCGATACGCTCGTTCGTAACCTCAGCGACCAGCTGGCGGGGTACCGCCGGCGTGCGCTGTCGGCCGAGTCGCGTACGCGTGAGCTCGAGCAGCTGGTGGCGGAGCGTGACGGGACGCTGATCGAGGTTCGGGCGGATGGACAGCGATCGAATCAGGCGCGGGCACTGCTCGAGGCCAAGGTTCGGGAACTGGAAGCCAAGGCTGAGCTGGCCAAGGCTGAAGTGGTTCGCGTGCAAGCAGCCTTCGCGGCGGCGGCGGAGGCCGCTACGCCGCAGGCGGTCGACAGCGAACTGGCCCGTGAGAATGAGCGGTTGCGGACTCGCCTCGCCGAGGCCGGGGAGAAAACCACGCAACTCGGAGAGCGGGTGCGCTTTCTCCGTCAGCAGATCGGGCACGGAGCGGAGCGGTGATCGACAGCAAGCTTGTCGTCAAAGTCCGGATCGTCGGCGAGGAGTACACCCTCCGCACTGAGGCATCACCGGAGCACACCAAAGCGGTGGCCGAACACGTGGACCGAACGATCCGGGCCATCATGGGTGGCGGTTCCACGATGGAGACGCAGAAGGCGGCGATCCTGGCCGCGCTGCAGATCACGGATGAGCTCTTCCGTGAGCGCGCGGCCGTCGAGTTGCTGTCGACGGATATCCGACAGCTGGCCGCTGACATTCGCCCGCTGCTTCCTCCCGCCAAGCGTGGCGAGGACGGCAATCCGGTCTGAGAAACGGCTCGTCCGCGGAAATGAGCGGGCGGGACGGCCGTCGTCTGATGCTCCCCGTTGCGGGTGCCCCGACGCGTCCGTACGTTCTGAAAGTCAACGGCATGCGCGCACCCCTGTGCCGCGGCAGCGGAGGTCGCTCCCTCTCCGCCGGCCGCGGCGCATCGTGATAGTCGCCCGTGCCGTGCGCACGATAGATCCGCTGGAAAACGATCAAGAACCCGCGCTCAACCGCGGTGGAGCATAGATCCTCATGGGCGAGATTCCCGCAGCGGCGCTAGTTGGCGCCCTTGGGTTTGTCGCGGCTGTCGTCGCGTACGTTGTCGGACGACAGTCGTGGCGTAAGGTGGAGACGACCGAACAACAGCGAGCGCTCGTCGTCGCCGAAGAGGGCGCGGTGCGCGTCATTGATGAGGCGAAACGCGAAGCGGAAACGCTCAGGCGGGGCGCGATCGTCGCAGGTAAGGAGGAAGTACTTCAGCTCCGGGAGTCGCACGAGCAGGATGTGCGGCAACGTCGCGTCGAGCTCGAGCGCGAGGAGAAGCGGGTGCTCGAGCGCGAAGCCCAGCTCGACCGTGCTCGCGAGTCACTCGAGAGCCGCGAACAGGAAGTACAGCGGCGGGGATCCGAGCTCGGGCGACGAGAGACGGTGGCCACGTCGAAGGAGCAGGACCTCGACAAGCTCATCGCGGACGAACGTCGCAAACTCGAACAGTTGGCGGGCCTCAGCGCTGACCAGGCGAAGGCCGAGCTGATTCGTCGGCTTGAAGACGAAGCGCTGGCT
This region of Gemmatimonas groenlandica genomic DNA includes:
- the pheT gene encoding phenylalanine--tRNA ligase subunit beta, translating into MIVSHEWLKQFVPHTRSAQDIGDALSRHCVTLDHIERLGAELASFVVAQVVEAGRHPNSDHLWVTKVDDGSGTLLDVVCGAPNVVVGTKYPFARTGTIMPGGLKIEKRKIRGETSNGMLCSSRELGLGQEHDGILALETDAAPGTPLLDVLPIADARLDLDVLPNRPDLLSHVGVAREVAAVLGVPMSERPAEIASAAPNVPVHGAPSSAAGAQATVRIDDAVSCPRYVAAVITGVQVGPSPDWLRQRLESIGQRSISNVVDATNYVLHGLGQPVHAFDLAKLAGKGIVVRPTIDGESIVTLDGTMRSLTAGTTVICDGERPVALAGLMGGLDSEVTATTTDVLLEVAVFEPRFVRRVRRAVNLSTDASYRFERGIDGGNTLEVARTAAALITQVAGGQVVEFIDVGAPMAARSAVTVRPSRLARVLGVVVAPSEIRHRLESLGCTVVEDAHGLVVTPPTWRHDLLIEVDLIEEVARLVGFDTLPDELRPFRPGNAPDHPLHLAGRRVRDLLVGMGLAETRPMPFTSTGDEHTPRVRNPLADDEPFLRASIIDTLARRAEYNLTRMQGNLRLFEVGNVFIGTADRLPREEVRVGALIMGSRRPAHFTEPQPPAFDLWDAKEIAVRVLSAAFPGQSATVVAGSTPAIWTLAVEGRGEVGRVETVALDRPVWASEAFGIEVTLGVMPSADVAAPRANGHDTSPVERQSPASAGVRFSALPTTPAAEIDLALLVPDGVAAATVEQALRSAGGELLEQVTLFDEFRGAGVPEAHRSLGWRLTFRHPERTLRDKEIEGRRARLLDLLDKELGIRPRAS
- a CDS encoding cell division protein ZapA, with the protein product MIDSKLVVKVRIVGEEYTLRTEASPEHTKAVAEHVDRTIRAIMGGGSTMETQKAAILAALQITDELFRERAAVELLSTDIRQLAADIRPLLPPAKRGEDGNPV